A part of Microbulbifer sp. MI-G genomic DNA contains:
- a CDS encoding type 4a pilus biogenesis protein PilO: MALGDTLEQLKNLDINDIDFSRVGVWPLPGRVALLSLVAAGLIGLGYYVWIGDLYSKLEIAAKKEQELFVQFERKQFEAENLEAYRAQLVEIKENFGALLKQLPQDTEVPGLLEDIDEYGRGSGLTIEKVALEDELVGEFYVELPIRIEVQGGYHEFGAFVSGIAGMPRIVTLHDYEITTNRDGAGLLSMVINAKTYRYKDQEEEG; this comes from the coding sequence ATGGCATTGGGGGATACACTAGAACAACTGAAGAATCTCGATATTAATGATATCGATTTCAGTCGTGTGGGCGTCTGGCCGCTGCCTGGGCGTGTTGCGCTTTTGAGCCTGGTCGCGGCAGGGTTGATAGGACTTGGGTATTACGTCTGGATTGGCGACCTGTACAGCAAGCTGGAAATCGCTGCAAAAAAAGAGCAGGAATTATTTGTTCAATTTGAGCGCAAACAGTTTGAAGCGGAAAACCTGGAGGCCTATCGTGCACAGCTTGTCGAAATCAAAGAGAATTTTGGTGCCTTGCTCAAACAGCTGCCGCAGGATACCGAGGTGCCGGGCCTGCTGGAGGACATTGACGAGTATGGTCGCGGCAGTGGCCTTACTATTGAAAAAGTGGCACTGGAAGACGAATTGGTGGGCGAATTCTATGTGGAGCTTCCAATTCGTATAGAGGTTCAAGGGGGCTACCATGAATTTGGCGCCTTTGTCAGTGGTATTGCCGGCATGCCGCGTATCGTCACACTCCACGACTATGAAATCACCACCAATCGGGATGGCGCAGGCCTTCTGAGTATGGTCATCAACGCCAAGACATATCGCTATAAAGACCAGGAGGAAGAGGGGTGA
- a CDS encoding pilus assembly protein PilP — protein sequence MIRYIVLAVTLLMVSGCSLNTDYSDLRERMAEVERRPRGQMEPIPTFTPYSPYVYSTAARRSPFVRPVLESEQRLVGRKLDIAPDMNRQRELLERVNFDALSMVGTLSRDGQLWALIDDGAGGIHRITVGNYMGKNHGRVVNATASQVDVLEIVPDGTGGWIERPRALTLKERDNG from the coding sequence GTGATTAGGTATATCGTCCTCGCCGTTACTCTCCTGATGGTTTCGGGATGTAGCCTGAATACGGACTACAGTGACTTGCGCGAGAGAATGGCCGAAGTAGAGCGGCGGCCCCGGGGTCAGATGGAGCCGATACCGACTTTTACGCCGTATAGCCCCTATGTGTACAGTACTGCAGCCCGACGCAGCCCTTTTGTTCGCCCGGTGCTGGAGTCGGAGCAGAGGCTGGTGGGGCGCAAGCTCGATATCGCACCGGATATGAATCGGCAGCGGGAGCTGTTGGAAAGAGTCAACTTCGATGCCCTGTCGATGGTGGGCACACTGTCCCGCGACGGGCAGCTCTGGGCTTTGATTGATGATGGCGCCGGCGGTATCCACCGGATTACCGTCGGCAACTACATGGGGAAGAACCATGGGCGCGTGGTGAATGCCACGGCTTCACAAGTCGACGTACTGGAAATTGTACCGGATGGCACCGGCGGCTGGATTGAGAGGCCGCGGGCACTGACGTTGAAAGAGAGGGACAACGGATAA
- the pilQ gene encoding type IV pilus secretin PilQ, which translates to MINKQFAKCLAPYRLLLLVLLILPAALQAQVNQLTDIQFSELPGSRVQLRLTFNDVPPEPTGYTIEKPARIVMDFAGVESVLPRKKYPLGIGGARSAVIVSSEGRTRLIVNLDQLPVYTSAREGNQLVLDIGADSATGATVAAPVTPNPHDRGANLSGDQQFLTSGRVAISNIDFRRGETGEGKVIISLSDPAVNIDVERTKGKIYLTFLNAELPDSLRQRLDVTDFATPVNSIRVDHDGRNTVVAIDPADIEYDYLAYQADTEYVLSVKPLTAAEVREKEKAFEFSGKKVSLSFQDIEVRSVLQIFADFTDLNLVASDTVQGRITLRLDGVPWDQALDLILKAKGLDKRQEGSVIMVAPAAEIAERERQELETRRQLRELAPLRTEYIHVRYADAGELFKLFSGEQGESQGQGGFAGGNSDDSNKASILSPRGSAIVDERTNTIILTDTEDKIAQFRELIEAIDVPIRQVMIEARIVTANSDFTRQLGVKWDYVGDHVLSDDALGVGSGSLNLKEETTLGALEGDFDPLLVDLGVSNPAGSIAYAILKRDFYLGLELSALEETGMAEIVSQPKVVTGDKQEANLQSGVEIPYQEATSSGASAITFREAVLQLKVVPQITPDNNIIMALRIDQNSIGELVDVSGGGQVPSINVNSLETKVLVRNGETIVLGGIFESNVLEGESKIPFLGDIPYLGNLFKRTIRTDDKREILMFITPRIMEDETFFAK; encoded by the coding sequence ATGATCAATAAGCAGTTCGCCAAATGTTTGGCCCCGTACCGGCTACTACTGCTCGTTTTGTTGATACTTCCTGCTGCCCTGCAGGCCCAGGTGAATCAACTGACTGATATCCAGTTTTCCGAGCTGCCCGGTAGTCGAGTGCAATTGCGCCTGACATTTAACGACGTACCGCCCGAGCCCACAGGGTACACAATCGAGAAACCAGCGCGCATTGTGATGGACTTCGCCGGTGTTGAGAGTGTTTTGCCGAGAAAAAAATACCCCCTGGGGATAGGAGGCGCCCGCAGTGCGGTGATCGTTTCCAGCGAGGGCCGCACGCGCCTGATTGTCAACCTGGACCAGTTGCCGGTGTATACCAGTGCGCGCGAAGGTAATCAACTGGTACTGGACATCGGCGCCGATTCGGCGACAGGGGCCACAGTGGCCGCCCCTGTCACCCCGAATCCCCACGATCGCGGTGCCAATTTGAGTGGTGATCAACAGTTCCTCACGTCTGGCAGAGTGGCTATCAGCAATATCGATTTTCGCCGCGGCGAGACCGGTGAGGGGAAAGTGATTATCAGCCTGTCTGATCCGGCCGTGAACATTGATGTTGAGCGTACCAAGGGCAAAATATACCTCACGTTTCTCAATGCCGAGTTGCCGGATTCTTTGCGCCAGCGCCTGGACGTAACGGATTTCGCGACCCCAGTGAATTCAATTAGGGTTGATCACGATGGGCGAAACACCGTCGTTGCTATTGATCCGGCAGATATCGAATATGATTATCTTGCCTATCAGGCGGATACTGAGTATGTGCTGAGCGTGAAACCGCTGACGGCTGCGGAAGTTCGTGAAAAAGAAAAGGCGTTTGAATTTTCCGGCAAGAAAGTATCACTGAGTTTTCAGGATATAGAGGTACGTTCGGTTCTGCAGATCTTTGCCGATTTTACCGACCTCAATCTGGTGGCAAGCGACACCGTGCAGGGGCGTATCACCCTGCGTCTGGATGGTGTCCCCTGGGATCAGGCCTTGGACCTGATTCTAAAGGCAAAAGGTCTGGACAAGCGCCAGGAAGGCAGTGTCATCATGGTGGCACCGGCTGCAGAGATTGCCGAACGGGAGCGGCAGGAACTCGAGACACGCAGGCAGTTGCGGGAGTTGGCACCGCTACGCACAGAATATATCCATGTCCGCTATGCCGATGCCGGTGAGCTCTTCAAGTTGTTTTCCGGCGAGCAAGGAGAGAGCCAGGGGCAGGGGGGCTTTGCCGGTGGCAACAGCGACGATAGCAATAAAGCCAGTATATTGTCCCCGCGTGGCAGTGCGATTGTCGATGAGCGTACAAACACGATCATTCTCACGGACACAGAAGATAAGATCGCTCAATTTCGCGAGTTGATCGAGGCCATTGATGTCCCGATCCGCCAGGTAATGATCGAGGCCCGTATTGTTACCGCAAACAGTGATTTTACCCGCCAACTGGGGGTCAAGTGGGATTATGTGGGGGATCATGTACTCAGTGATGATGCTCTGGGGGTTGGCTCTGGCAGCCTGAATTTAAAGGAGGAAACCACCCTTGGTGCCCTAGAAGGAGACTTTGATCCTTTACTGGTGGATTTGGGGGTAAGCAATCCCGCAGGTAGCATCGCCTATGCCATCTTAAAAAGAGACTTCTACCTTGGCTTGGAGCTGTCTGCTCTGGAAGAAACCGGTATGGCTGAGATAGTCTCCCAGCCAAAGGTGGTGACGGGAGACAAGCAGGAGGCCAATCTTCAATCGGGCGTAGAGATTCCCTATCAGGAGGCCACTTCCTCGGGAGCTTCCGCTATCACCTTTCGCGAAGCGGTGCTGCAGTTGAAGGTTGTGCCGCAAATCACCCCGGACAACAATATTATTATGGCGTTGAGAATTGACCAGAACAGTATTGGCGAGCTTGTCGACGTAAGTGGCGGCGGTCAGGTGCCCTCGATCAATGTGAATTCTCTGGAGACAAAAGTGCTGGTCCGCAATGGCGAGACGATAGTCCTGGGTGGAATTTTTGAGAGTAATGTGCTTGAGGGGGAAAGCAAGATTCCTTTCCTGGGCGACATCCCCTACCTGGGTAACTTGTTCAAGAGGACTATTCGGACGGATGACAAACGCGAGATACTGATGTTCATTACACCGCGTATTATGGAAGACGAGACATTTTTTGCGAAGTGA
- the aroK gene encoding shikimate kinase AroK, which translates to MNRSIFLVGPMGAGKSTIGKLLAAQLRLPFADTDKVLEERTGADIPWIFDVEGEAGFRRRESDVLEELCRGVCQVIGTGGGIVLLAENRHKLQQCGHVVYLQAGVEQLLERTSKNANRPLLYVPDPRKRIEEILREREPLYREVADVICTTDHLNPKQAAELVAERLQDFLCQ; encoded by the coding sequence ATCAACCGCTCCATTTTTTTAGTCGGCCCCATGGGGGCGGGCAAGTCTACTATCGGTAAATTACTGGCGGCCCAACTGCGGTTGCCGTTTGCCGATACCGACAAGGTGCTGGAAGAGCGCACAGGGGCAGATATTCCCTGGATCTTCGACGTGGAAGGGGAGGCGGGATTTCGTCGGCGAGAAAGTGACGTGCTTGAGGAACTGTGCCGCGGGGTTTGCCAGGTGATTGGCACAGGCGGTGGCATAGTACTGCTGGCGGAGAACCGACACAAGCTGCAACAGTGCGGCCACGTCGTCTATCTGCAAGCCGGTGTGGAACAGCTGCTCGAACGCACGTCAAAAAATGCCAATCGACCACTCCTGTATGTCCCCGATCCGCGCAAGCGTATTGAAGAGATACTGCGGGAGCGAGAGCCTCTCTACCGCGAGGTGGCAGACGTCATCTGCACTACCGATCACTTAAATCCCAAACAGGCCGCCGAGTTGGTGGCTGAACGTCTGCAAGACTTTCTCTGCCAATAA
- the aroB gene encoding 3-dehydroquinate synthase has protein sequence MHSLNVALGARSYPIIIGSRLLGDAQYLLPSIRGRQVCVVTNETVAPLYLARLLDGLPGFDKVDVVELPDGESYKTLNTVNRIFDVLLEKRHNRTTTLIALGGGVVGDMCGFAAACYQRGVDFIQVPTTLLALVDSSVGGKTGVNHPLGKNMIGAFYQPRLVLADTDTLATLPDREFSAGVAEVIKYGLICDAPFFHWLEANMDALLQRDAAILAYAVDRCCRDKAAVVASDERESGRRAILNFGHTFGHAIETVQGYGVWLHGEAVAAGMVLALELSLLCGSINNNLLERLRSLLRKARLPQRPPAEMTVVDFLQAMELDKKVVNGRLRLVVLKSLGEARVADDTPREKVIEALKNCGVR, from the coding sequence ATGCACAGCTTGAATGTAGCGCTGGGAGCGCGCAGCTACCCCATTATCATCGGCTCGAGACTCCTCGGAGACGCTCAGTATTTGTTGCCCTCTATCCGCGGGCGTCAGGTCTGTGTGGTAACCAATGAAACGGTTGCACCCCTGTATCTAGCCCGACTGCTCGATGGCCTGCCCGGCTTCGATAAGGTGGATGTTGTCGAGTTGCCCGACGGCGAATCATACAAAACCCTGAATACCGTTAACCGTATCTTCGATGTTCTCCTGGAGAAACGCCACAACCGCACCACCACTCTGATCGCTCTTGGCGGCGGTGTGGTTGGGGATATGTGTGGTTTTGCCGCTGCCTGTTACCAGCGCGGGGTGGATTTTATCCAGGTACCCACGACTCTGCTCGCGCTCGTGGATTCCTCTGTCGGCGGTAAAACCGGCGTTAATCACCCATTGGGGAAGAATATGATCGGCGCCTTTTACCAGCCTCGCCTGGTATTGGCGGATACGGATACCCTCGCCACCCTGCCCGACAGGGAATTTTCCGCCGGTGTAGCCGAGGTTATCAAATACGGCTTGATCTGTGACGCGCCGTTTTTTCATTGGCTCGAAGCCAATATGGATGCCCTGTTGCAACGCGATGCAGCCATCCTGGCCTATGCCGTTGATCGTTGCTGCCGGGATAAGGCGGCCGTGGTCGCCAGTGACGAGCGTGAGTCCGGACGTCGTGCCATATTGAACTTTGGCCATACCTTCGGCCACGCGATTGAAACGGTGCAGGGCTACGGTGTCTGGCTCCACGGTGAGGCGGTTGCGGCTGGTATGGTCCTGGCACTGGAGCTGTCACTGCTGTGTGGGAGTATCAACAACAACCTGCTCGAGCGACTGCGGAGTCTATTGCGCAAGGCCCGGCTCCCACAACGGCCGCCCGCGGAGATGACCGTTGTCGACTTTCTGCAAGCCATGGAGCTAGACAAGAAAGTGGTGAATGGGAGGTTGCGCCTGGTGGTACTGAAGTCGCTCGGCGAAGCCAGGGTGGCCGATGACACACCGAGGGAAAAAGTGATAGAAGCGCTAAAGAACTGTGGGGTGAGGTGA